Proteins found in one Aspergillus puulaauensis MK2 DNA, chromosome 8, nearly complete sequence genomic segment:
- a CDS encoding SDR family oxidoreductase (COG:S;~EggNog:ENOG410PPKK;~InterPro:IPR036291), producing MPLPKGKVALVTGANGISGYAIVEYLCKQPESEWSLIVATSRRPSTMYWVDPRVVFVTADFLDPVETIAEQLGPSCKDVTHAFFTSYVHSAGFKQLRDKNVPLFKNFLDTVDSICPRLERVILQTGGKHYGVHLGPVTTPSVEDKPRYKDEFNFYFAQEDHMFALQAKRGTWNWNVIRPNGIIGFTPHGSGMSEALTLAMYFLLCRELNEPARFFGNEYMWNTLDDKSSSAGLAEISVWSATQEHTKDEAFNYVNGDVFTWKNLWPALAAYYGADCPPPEWTNAAGQFNSLTTEFNVVEWANDKKPVWQKIVSNYGGKLEAWDWTTWDSEMWAFGRSWQTVSSMTKARKFGWTHLEDTQENYFSTIRSLENAGILPRMRGRQ from the exons ATGCCTCTACCGAAAGGGAAAGTTGCCCTTGTGACTGGGGCGAACGGAATAAGCGGTTATGCGATTGTCGAGTACTTGTGCAAGCAGCCCGAGTCTGAATG GTCCCTTATCGTTGCTACTTCAAGGAGACCATCGACGATGTACTGGGTCGATCCTCGAGTAGTCTTTGTGACTGCTGACTTTCTAGATCCTGTTGAAACCATTGCGGAGCAGCTTGGGCCATCGTGCAAAGATGTGACGCATGCGTTTTTCACCTCCTATGTCCATAGTGCGGGTTTCAAGCAATTGCGTGACAAAAATGTGCCTTTGTTTAAAAACTTCTTGGACACAGTAGACAGCATCTGCCCACGGCTTGAGAGAGTTATTCTGCAGACTGGAGGCAaa CACTACGGAGTGCACCTTGGACCAGTGACCACGCCATCAGTGGAAGACAAACCTCGATACAAAGACGAATTCAACTTCTATTTTGCCCAGGAGGATCATATGTTCGCTCTGCAAGCAAAGAGGGGAACCTGGAATTGGAATGTCATCAGGCCGAACGGCATCATTGGATTCACTCCACACG GTTCGGGAATGTCGGAAGCGCTCACCCTTGCCATGTATTTCCTGCTCTGTCGCGAGCTCAACGAGCCTGCTCGATTTTTCGGAAATGAGTATATGTGGAATACACTCGATGACAAGTCTTCGTCAGCAGGCCTTGCAGAGATATCGGTTTGGTCGGCGACACAGGAGCATACGAAAGATGAAGCTTTCAACTATGTGAACGGCGACGTATTCACATGGAAAAATCTGTGGCCAGCTTTGGCTGCTTACTACGGAGCAGAT TGCCCTCCACCGGAATGGACCAACGCTGCTGGACAGTTCAACTCTCTGACTACCGAGTTCAATGTTGTAGAGTGGGCAAATGACAAGAAGCCCGTCTGGCAGAAGATCGTGTCCAATTATGGGGGGAAATTGGAGGCATGGGACTGGACAACTTGGGACTCTGAAATGTGGGCATTCGGCAGGTCTTGGCAGACAGTCTCGTCCATGACTAAAGCTCGAAAGTTCGGCTGGACCCATCTTGAAGATACTCAAGAGAACTATTTTTCCACCATCAGATCACTGGAGAATGCCGGAATCCTTCCTAGAATGAGAGGACGCCAGTGA
- a CDS encoding cytochrome P450 (COG:Q;~EggNog:ENOG410PJ9D;~InterPro:IPR001128,IPR017972,IPR002401,IPR036396;~PFAM:PF00067;~SECRETED:SignalP(1-25);~go_function: GO:0005506 - iron ion binding [Evidence IEA];~go_function: GO:0016705 - oxidoreductase activity, acting on paired donors, with incorporation or reduction of molecular oxygen [Evidence IEA];~go_function: GO:0020037 - heme binding [Evidence IEA];~go_process: GO:0055114 - oxidation-reduction process [Evidence IEA]): MHLSLLSRTIAAIIFLRLLYRRISGPLVHLPGAEISRWTGLVSMIYWFRGQKPNYIHYLHDKYGPIVRVSPNEVDICDVEAVKEIHKTGGRFLKSAFYQALTPPGIENVFSTRDPAFHTAHRRLLAAPISDSSLTVFETIITSKVALAVNRMAEEMASRGAMDVFKWWLFMATDIIGELSFGESFRMLESGKKNQYALDVEQTSSFAPVRTTFPSLVRLGSIIPLPVFRTVADAGKRMGIYAQQSVDRHRRLIEKSGSDAKPTLFGKLYNAGQDGLSNAEIRNEAQAYIVAGSDTTAITLTYLVYSVCQNEDIRAKLVNELSSLPTDFNDRMIRELPYLNQVINETLRLYTAVPLGLPRTVPPEGASFLGHHLPGGLTVTTQSYSLHRMEGIFHEPNRFDPNRWEIPTKEMKDASIPFGRGSRICIGMHLARMELRLATTLFFRAFPTAKISTKEGMGDEDMKMKSFFLMAPKEHRCLLET, encoded by the exons ATGCATCTTTCACTGCTCTCTCGCACTATTGCTGCTATTATTTTTCTG AGGCTATTATATCGCAGAATTTCTGGACCACTCGTGCACCTTCCCGGTGCGGAAATTTCACGATGGACGGGACTAGTCAGTATGATCTACTGGTTTCGTGGGCAAAAACCGAACTATATTCACTATCTTCATGATAAATATG GTCCAATTGTCCGAGTTAGCCCCAACGAGGTCGACATTTGCGATGTTGAAGCCGTGAAGGAGATCCACAAGACTGGAGGGCGTTTCCTCAAATCAGCTTTCTACCAGGCATTGACGCCCCCGGGGATAGAGAATGTGTTTTCAACAAGAGATCCTGCGTTCCACACCGCTCATCGACGCCTTCTAGCAGCACCTATCTCGGATTCTTCCCTGACTGTGTTTGAAAcaatcatcaccagcaaggtCGCCCTAGCTGTCAACAGGATGGCCGAAGAAATGGCTTCCCGTGGTGCCATGGACGTCTTTAAGTGGTGGTTATTCATGGCTACTGATATTATTGGAGAACTAAGCTTCGGCGAATCGTTCCGCATGTTGGAGTCTGGAAAG AAAAATCAATATGCCCTTGACGTTGAACAGACCTCTTCCTTTGCTCCAGTTCGAACCACTTTTCCGTCTCTTGTGCGGCTCGGATCGATTATTCCCCTCCCAGTCTTTCGAACGGTCGCTGATGCTGGTAAGCGGATGGGTATCTATGCTCAACAGTCGGTTGACAGGCATCGCCGTCTTATCGAGAAATCAGGATCAGACGCAAAGCCAACATTATTCGGGAAGTTGTACAATGCCGGACAAGACGGTCTATCCAATGCTGAAATAAGGAACGAGGCCCAGGCATATATCGTGGCCGGGAGCGATACAACAGCCATCACTCTGACATATCTCGTCTACTCTGTGTGCCAGAATGAGGATATACGTGCCAAATTGGTGAATGAGCTCAGCTCACTCCCTACAGACTTCAACGATAGGATGATTCGGGAACTACCTTACTTGAACCAGGTGATCAACGAGACCTTAAGATTGTATACGGCCGTCCCTTTGGGTCTACCAAGGACTGTTCCACCGGAGGGGGCATCCTTTCTaggtcatcatcttcccGGCGGACTCACCGTCACCACCCAATCCTACAGTCTGCATCGGATGGAGGGGATATTCCATGAGCCAAATAG ATTCGACCCTAACCGCTGGGAAATCCCTACCAAAGAAATGAAAGACGCCTCTATACCCTTTGGACGAGGCTCGCGCA TTTGTATTGGTATGCATCTGGCTCGTATGGAACTACGTCTTGCGACTACTCTTTTCTTTCGAGCTTTTCCAACCGCTAAGATTTCCACGAAGGAAGGGATGGGGGATGAAGacatgaagatgaagagttTCTTTTTGATGGCCCCCAAAGAACATCGCTGCCTCCTAGAGACATGA
- a CDS encoding Zn(II)2Cys6 transcription factor (COG:K;~EggNog:ENOG410PG70;~InterPro:IPR036864,IPR001138;~PFAM:PF00172;~TransMembrane:1 (o835-853i);~go_function: GO:0000981 - DNA-binding transcription factor activity, RNA polymerase II-specific [Evidence IEA];~go_function: GO:0008270 - zinc ion binding [Evidence IEA];~go_process: GO:0006355 - regulation of transcription, DNA-templated [Evidence IEA]): protein MTIEDNLPDLPDLPHHGDQNARSIASDTRLMTIACVNCARSKTKCNHRQPCSRCQAKGLTCVSRQSRRGKARKLRKNNPVLAPTPIPADQESLHRADLNPTYATHVDLTRHPENQSMITSSHREAYSYRHGAITDPVYPLPAQQPLESAFSGLPRSSPFRETQSLDGHQLSTGLPAVAQVEDSATSCAVDFAQLAQPFSGAGMNKYSGTTDEVNAQRNPGTTEPPSTNDLNSDSWHSDSNFRGVNLGTSDNFAALSPALSALEIEGWGGNLVLEPSPGRTPSSAANGHSGRGQFGAVRNASPRDNIPSGLTESGSSCGDEEEATWAVEWEHWTICQCNPLPQCAARDRQKLVLANLERNFLRPGPWSELDEHWRQTHFMPTETFSNVPLSDPSREWLLVIMQRYMRVAIDVQGLTPGSSWPDSCAVGNTSQLGGYIRLPPAKALHNYLEVLLRNYEPFYPLLPARVLEPNHLASTAFGRESTLLLCLMIAFGSMIDPALKARRFSTALTEICRHSMHDALERALRGPTSRLLYYCALLFIIRGAFSGDKAHMNISIAHRRLYHTAMQHAGLFQGQQSGNPCTPLLDENLELVWKSWVERESAYRLAYGWVLAEHEISLLYGIQPMINISDVEAPLPAHDHLWLCSNADEWRLALCQGDATTNWRDVLRAHPNYSLRKLFQLMINDQLEEVNYQPDLLQLRLLLYPIHMMVSQLAQLLDYGLECRQLSTPITQTSSMRRSGEIQCCLKQWIALYQPIVGQGARFHALSNATLVLYHLVSLDLYASFMRIERFAREGYSNVADTIPKELIRSSEDALIHCGQVFRLFGNLEDEIRPVWSAAAIYRATLTLWFLSISRMPRQRNQVISGHTTNEEFAFNRIAFSHPLVKDYLRYGQGEPYLINKGGERVSLTEPRAILMFGVGEIIHGPMTTNFSIGVKQKLEIMIEKWSCTH, encoded by the exons ATGACAATCGAAGACAACTTGCCGGACTTGCCGGACTTGCCGCACCATGGTGACCAAAATGCTAGAAGTATCGCATCAGACACTCGACTAATGACTATCGCCTGCGTCAACTGCGCCAGGAGCAAGACCAAATGCAACCATCGGCAACCATGTAGCCGCTGCCAGGCCAAAGGTTTGACGTGTGTCTCTCGACAATCTCGCAGAGGCAAAGCGCGTAAACTGCGGAAAAATAACCCAGTGTTAGCACCCACACCAATACCGGCAGACCAGGAGAGCTTGCACAGGGCGGATTTGAACCCGACTTACGCCACGCATGTTGACCTTACCAGACACCCTGAGAACCAGTCCATGATCACATCTTCCCATCGCGAAGCTTATTCTTACCGCCACGGGGCCATTACTGACCCCGTGTATCCTCTTCCCGCCCAACAGCCTTTGGAAAGCGCGTTTTCTGGTCTGCCGAGATCAAGTCCGTTTCGCGAAACCCAGTCTCTAGACGGGCACCAGTTATCCACTGGTCTGCCAGCGGTGGCCCAAGTGGAAGATAGTGCGACGTCCTGTGCAGTGGACTTTGCACAGCTTGCACAGCCATTCAGCGGGGCTGGAATGAATAAGTACTCGGGAACGACCGACGAAGTTAATGCACAGAGGAATCCCGGCACAACTGAGCCACCGTCTACCAATGATTTAAATTCTGATTCATGGCATTCCGACTCCAACTTCCGAGGGGTAAACCTTGGGACAAGCGACAATTTCGCAGCACTCAGCCCTGCACTTTCTGCCTTGGAAATCGAGGGCTGGGGTGGTAATTTGGTATTAGAGCCATCGCCTGGCAGAACTCCGTCCTCAGCCGCGAATGGGCATTCAGGGCGTGGACAGTTCGGGGCTGTTAGAAATGCTTCGCCTCGAGACAACATTCCATCCGGCCTGACAGAATCTGGGTCTTCttgcggcgatgaggaggaggcaaCATGGGCTGTTGAATGGGAGCACTGGACCATTTGTCAATGTAACCCCTTGCCCCAGTGTGCGGCACGCGATCGCCAGAAACTAGTTCTCGCAAACCTCGAACGTAACTTTTTGCGGCCAGGCCCGTGGAGTGAGCTTGACGAACACTGGAGACAAACTCACTTTATGCCGACAGAAACATTTTCGAATGTGCCTCTCTCTGACCCCAGTCGTGAGTGGCTCTTGGTCATTATGCAACGGTATATGCGTGTGGCTATAGATGTCCAGGGACTGACACCTGGTTCATCTTGGCCTGATTCGTGTGCCGTTGGCAATACCAGTCAGTTAGGCGGTTACATACGACTACCGCCTGCGAAAGCACTCCATAACTACCTTGAAGTCCTCCTTCGGAACTACGAACCCTTCTATCCCTTGCTACCCGCACGTGTGCTGGAACCAAATCATTTGGCAAGCACGGCTTTCGGTAGAGAGTCGACGCTCCTGCTCTGTCTTATGATCGCGTTTGGTTCGATGATCGATCCAGCACTCAAGGCCCGCCGCTTCTCTACAGCTCTCACAGAAATATGTCGTCACTCCATGCACGATGCTTTGGAAAGGGCGTTGCGAGGTCCGACGAGCCGCTTGCTTTACTATTGTGCTTTACTGTTTATTATCAGAGGTGCGTTTAGCGGTGATAAGGCACATATGAACATCAGCATTGCCCATAGGCGGCTTTATCATACA GCTATGCAACACGCTGGCCTCTTCCAGGGACAGCAATCTGGTAATCCGTGCACCCCATTATTGGACGAGAATCTGGAGCTAGTTTGGAAATCATGGGTAGAGCGAGAAAGCGCATATCG ACTGGCTTACGGGTGGGTTCTGGCTGAGCATGAGATCAGTCTTCTATATGGTATACAGCCAATGATTAATATCTCGGATGTTGAAGCCCCTCTACCAGCCCACGATCATCTCTGGCTATGTTCAAACGCGGACGAGTGGCGACTTGCACTGTGCCAAGGAGATGCGACTACTAATTGGCGCGACGTGCTCCGGGCGCATCCTAATTACTCCCTTCGCAAGTTATTCCAATTGATGATAAATGACCAGCTTGAAGAAGTTAATTACCAGCCAGACCTTCTCCAATTACGGCTTCTTCTCTATCCAATCCACATGATGGTTTCTCAACTAGCACAACTTCTAGATTATGGGCTGGAATGCCGTCAATTGTCGACTCCAATCACGCAGACATCTTCCATGCGTCGCTCTGGAGAAATCCAGTGTTGCCTAAAACAATGGATTGCCCTTTATCAGCCTATAGTTGGTCAAGGCGCGAGGTTTCATGCGCTGTCAAACGCCACACTCGTTCTATACCACCTCGTTAGCCTTGACCTTTATGCTTCTTTCATGCGGATCGAGCGCTTCGCCCGCGAGGGCTATTCTAACGTCGCGGACACAATCCCGAAAGAGCTGATTCGCTCTAGCGAGGATGCCCTTATCCATTGCGGACAGGTCTTTCGGCTATTTGGTAATCTGGAGGATGAAATTCGACCAGTATGGAGTGCAGCTGCAATTTACCGCGCCACATTGACGTTGTGGTTTTTGAGCATCTCCAGAATGCCTCGACAGCGGAACCAAGTCATATCAGGCCACACCACTAATGAGGAATTTGCTTTTAACCGTATTGCATTTAGTCACCCTCTGGTAAAAGATTATCTGCGCTATGGCCAAGGTGAGCCATATCTCATCAACAAAGGTGGAGAACGAGTTTCTTTGACTGAACCAAGAGCAATACTCATgtttggagttggagaaatCATTCATGGCCCGATGACAACCAATTTCTCCATAGGAGTGAAACAGAAGCTTGAGATAATGATCGAAAAATGGAGTTGTACTCACTAA
- a CDS encoding DUF3500 domain-containing protein (COG:S;~EggNog:ENOG410PIRW;~InterPro:IPR021889;~PFAM:PF12006) — MEKFKLKSSNWRDFIPAPACTRSIELAHADTYQWAEIRSREPLMIGWKKVWDELYNAPYKGITTDGQVIPNLHHLANEVDEQGAPTAEMVKAAQKLLRVATPRQREALVKDINAREWRSWINPEIYIFRHGIRLEEVSGEVVDAAHGLMRASLSDEGYCKAYGCMRINHFLGEVLNGRKVLNAASYNFSIFGTPSLTEPWGWQIFGHHFDMNCFVIGKQMVVTPVFMGAEPNIIDRGPYKGVELFKDQEQTALQLVISMDEETLQRVRVFKELQGPEYPEWRYHRADQRHLGGAFQDNRVIPYEGVKVTTFSVAQQDLVRKLVVLSINYLPAKALAAKMKQVEEHWEEMYFAWIGALIREDGFYYKVHSPVIMVEFDHHSGVFLNNALPLPFHIHTLVRTPNGNDYGKELLRQYYQKKGLGDNN, encoded by the coding sequence ATGGAGAAATTCAAGCTAAAGTCGTCAAACTGGCGCGACTTcatcccagcaccagcttGCACACGAAGCATCGAACTCGCCCACGCAGATACATACCAATGGGCGGAAATCAGATCCCGAGAGCCACTTATGATCGGATGGAAGAAGGTCTGGGACGAGCTGTACAATGCGCCGTATAAAGGGATCACAACCGACGGCCAGGTCATACCAAATTTACACCATCTAGCAAATGAAGTGGACGAACAAGGCGCCCCGACGGCGGAAATGGTAAAAGCTGCGCAGAAGTTACTCAGAGTAGCCACGCCGCGGCAGAGAGAGGCACTTGTTAAGGACATTAACGCACGAGAATGGCGCTCCTGGATTAATCCGGAGATCTACATCTTTCGCCATGGCATTCGCTTGGAGGAAGTGTCGGGTGAAGTGGTTGATGCAGCTCATGGCCTTATGCGCGCTAGCTTATCGGATGAAGGATACTGCAAGGCTTATGGCTGCATGAGGATTAATCACTTCCTTGGGGAGGTTCTAAATGGACGGAAAGTGTTGAATGCTGCATCATACAACTTCAGTATTTTTGGAACGCCGTCTCTGACTGAGCCGTGGGGGTGGCAGATCTTCGGGCACCATTTCGACATGAATTGTTTTGTAATTGGGAAACAGATGGTGGTCACGCCTGTGTTTATGGGGGCAGAGCCGAACATCATCGACCGCGGACCCTATAAAGGGGTCGAGCTCTTCAAGGACCAGGAGCAGACAGCTCTCCAGCTGGTCATCTCGATGGACGAGGAAACGCTCCAACGGGTGCGCGTTTTCAAGGAGCTGCAAGGTCCAGAGTATCCGGAATGGCGGTATCACCGTGCAGATCAACGACATCTCGGTGGTGCGTTCCAGGACAACCGGGTGATTCCATACGAGGGCGTCAAAGTCACTACATTTTCAGTTGCGCAACAGGATCTCGTCCGCAAACTGGTCGTACTAAGTATTAACTATCTCCCTGCCAAAGCTCTAGCGGCGAAAATGAAGCAAGTTGAGGAGCACTGGGAGGAAATGTACTTTGCCTGGATCGGTGCGCTCATAAGAGAAGATGGCTTTTACTACAAGGTGCATTCGCCGGTCATCATGGTCGAGTTTGATCACCATTCAGGGGTCTTTCTGAACAATGCACTTCCACTGCCGTTTCATATCCATACCTTGGTCAGGACTCCGAATGGCAATGATTATGGAAAGGAATTGCTTCGCCAGTACTACCAGAAGAAGGGCTTGGGGGATAATAACTAG
- a CDS encoding cytochrome P450 (COG:Q;~EggNog:ENOG410PI7V;~InterPro:IPR001128,IPR017972,IPR002401,IPR036396;~PFAM:PF00067;~TransMembrane:1 (o6-23i);~go_function: GO:0005506 - iron ion binding [Evidence IEA];~go_function: GO:0016705 - oxidoreductase activity, acting on paired donors, with incorporation or reduction of molecular oxygen [Evidence IEA];~go_function: GO:0020037 - heme binding [Evidence IEA];~go_process: GO:0055114 - oxidation-reduction process [Evidence IEA]): MLLDYFSSWFLPSIIVILLAYCIHNKHGYGISKIPGPFLAGFSDLWRTILVWRGHPHLYHVKLHEKYGSAVRLGPNVVSISDPEAIKTIYAINSGYVKSGFYPVQQTITKEGDFLQGMFNTVDEKYHAKLRRAVSNAYAMSTLVQFEPLVDSTSREFLKQLSERYADKPGADGICDFATWLQYYAFDVIGELTYSKRLGFIDYGEDVDHIIGDAERTLKYFAVVGQMPILDSLFLKNPVRLLLSRLGIMNATSPVVTFARQRMKSRLVGPKNIAETQGKSASGKRDFLARFIEAGEKDPQFINPQRILSLTVANMFAGSDTTAISLRSIFYNLLKNPDKLNKLRAEFQEAEGNGVFREDRLVRWEESQKLPYLDAVIKEALRIHPAAGLPLERVVPPGGVQLCGYFLPEGTIVGCNAWTVHRSAKIYGPNTDVFRPERWLEASEEAKSLMSSSLFTFGAGARTCVGKNISYLEMYKLVPSILRTFEVTLAHPDREWKTENIWFVKQSAFDVRFTTRPRDRAAPYW, from the exons ATGCTTCTCGACTATTTCTCAAGCTGGTTTCTCCCGTCTATCATCGTTATTCTGTTAGCTTACTGCATACACAATAAGCACGGCTACGGCATCTCCAAGATTCCTGGACCGTTTCTTGCTGGGTTTTCGGATCTATGGCGTACTATTTTAGTATGGAGgggtcatcctcatctctaTCACGTCAAACTGCACGAGAAATATGGATCTGCAGTGCGACTAGGCCCGAATGTGGTATCTATCTCAGATCCAGAGGCCATAAAGACCATATATGCGATCAACTCAGGCTACGTAAAG TCTGGTTTTTACCCTGTACAGCAGACTATCACGAAAGAAGGGGACTTTCTACAAGGAATGTTCAACACGGTGGATGAGAAGTATCATGCCAAACTTCGACGAGCTGTATCAAATGCCTACGCGATGAGTACTTTAGTTCAGTTTGAACCACTTGTCGATTCAACTTCGAGGGAGTTCCTGAAGCAGCTATCCGAACGTTACGCTGATAAACCAGGAGCTGACGGCATTTGCGACTTTGCTACTTGGCTTCAATACTATGCTTTCGACGTTATCGGAGAGCTAACATACTCGAAGCGATTGGGATTTATTGACTATGGTGAGGACGTTGATCATATCATTGGTGATGCCGAAAGGACTCTCAAATATTTTGCGGTC GTTGGTCAGATGCCAATACTCGATAGTCTGTTCCTGAAGAATCCAGTTCGGTTGCTACTCAGTCGTCTCGGAATCATGAACGCAACCTCGCCTGTTGTGACATTCGCTCGGCAGCGTATGAAGAGTCGCCTCGTCGGACCAAAGAACATAGCAGAAACGCAGGGCAAGTCTGCGTCAGGGAAGCGAGATTTCCTTGCTCGATTCATTGAGGCAGGGGAGAAGGACCCGCAGTTCATAAACCCCCAGCGGATACTCTCCTTGACTGTCGCCAATATGTTCGCTGGGTCGGATACTACGGCTATATCATTGCGTTCCATTTTTTACAATTTGCTGAAAAACCCAGACAAGCTTAATAAGCTGCGGGCCGAGTTTCAGGAGGCAGAGGGAAACGGGGTCTTCCGCGAGGATAGGCTTGTTCGCTGGGAAGAATCTCAAAAGCTGCCCTATCTTGATGCTGTCATTAAGGAGGCACTGCGCATCCACCCCGCCGCAGGACTTCCGCTAGAGCGAGTTGTGCCACCTGGGGGAGTTCAACTGTGCGGTTATTTCCTACCAGAGGGAACTATTGTTGGGTGTAATGCATGGACAGTCCATCGCAGCGCAAAGATTTATGGACCTAATACCGACGTTTTCCGTCCGGAGCGTTGGCTGGAGGCCTCCGAAGAGGCCAAGTCACTTATGAGTTCTTCGCTCTTCACATTCGGTGCAGGAGCTAGGACTTGCGTTGGAAAAAACATCAGTTATTTAGAGATGTATAAGTTAGTGCCGTCTATTCTACGGACATTTGAG GTCACTCTCGCACACCCTGACAGGGAATGGAAGACTGAGAATATCTGGTTTGTCAAGCAGAGCGCTTTCGATGTGCGATTTACAACTAGGCCCCGTGACAGGGCGGCTCCATACTGGTAA